One Capricornis sumatraensis isolate serow.1 chromosome 8, serow.2, whole genome shotgun sequence genomic region harbors:
- the TMEM126B gene encoding complex I assembly factor TMEM126B, mitochondrial, whose translation MAALGREAGDDVRVAGVVPGGAAEVPKDIKIPTYTHGQSRPSLGDAKLRKPVVIEIIEKKIECLREEKTLNIYGTLTFGTTAAFSGMLTNFIFRHRLKVTHDVLKTYASLTALPFLSTIVSYKLLVTDALCSGNISQENCVLRSSLIGIACGVLYPTALAFSKNGRLAFKYHTVPLPPKGRVLLYWLLLCHREIKAMVIPLILQTTFGIFHGLQHYAIFESTLEKTVHED comes from the exons ATGGCGGCGCTCGGGCGTGAGGCTGGAGACGACGTGCGGGTTGCCGGTGTGGTACCGGGGGGAGCTGCGGAAGTGCCTAAG GACATCAAGATACCAACATACACACATGGTCAGTCCAGGCCTTCTCTAGGAGATGCAAAACTCAGAAAACCAGTAGTCATCgaaatcatagaaaaaaaaattgaatgccTTAGAGAAGAAAA gactttaaatatatatggaaCACTGACTTTTGGAACAACAGCTGCTTTCTCTGGAATGTTGACAAACTTCATTTTCAGACATCGCTTAAAGGTCACACATGATGTTTTGAAGACATATGCATCATTGACTGCACTTCCATTTTTGTCTACCATAGTTTCTTATAAGCTTCTTGTAACAGATGCTTTGTGTTCAG gTAACATAAGCCAGGAAAATTGTGTTCTTAGAAGTTCACTGATTGGCATAGCATGTGGTGTTTTATATCCCACTGCTTTGGCTTTTTCTAAAAATGGGCGTCTAGCATTCAA gtaTCATACTGTTCCCCTGCCACCAAAAGGAAGGGTTTTACTTTATTGGCTGCTGCTTTGTCATAGAGAGATAAAAGCAATGGTGATCCCTCTCATCCTTCAGACAACCTTTGGAATATTTCATGGTCTGCAGCACTATGCAATATTTGAAAGTACACTTGAGAAAACTGTACATGAAGATTAA